One window from the genome of Choloepus didactylus isolate mChoDid1 chromosome 2, mChoDid1.pri, whole genome shotgun sequence encodes:
- the BCL10 gene encoding B-cell lymphoma/leukemia 10: MDPIPLSLTEEDLTEVKKDALENLRVYLCEKIIAERHFDHLRAKKILSREDTEEISCRTSSRKRAGKLLDYLQENPKGLDTLVESIRREKTQNFLIQKITDEVLKLRNIKLEHLKGLKCSSCDPFPDGASSNLSRSNSDKSNFSEKLRASTVIYHPEGESSTAPFFSTDSSLNLPVLEVGRTENTIFSSTTLPRPGDPGAPPLPPELQLEEEGTCVNSSEMFLPLRSRALLPQ; the protein is encoded by the exons GCTTTAGAAAATTTGCGTGTGTACCTGTGTGAAAAAATCatagctgagagacattttgatcATCTACGTGCAAAAAAAATTCTCAGCAGAGAAGACACTGAAGAAATTTCTTGCCGTACATCAAGTAGAAAAAGGGCTGGAAAATTGTTAGACTATTTGCAAGAAAACCCCAAAGGACTGGATACACTGGTTGAGTCTATTCGGCGAGAAAAAACACAGAACTTTCTGATACAGAAGATTACAGATGAAGTGCTTAAACTTAGAAATATAAAACTAGAACATCTGAAAG GACTAAAATGTAGCAGCTGTGACCCTTTTCCAGATGGAGCTTCAAGCAACCTCTCTAGATCAAATTCAGACAAGAGCAATTTCTCTGAAAAACTCAGGGCATCCACTGTTATATACCATCCAGAAGGAGAATCCAGCACGGCCCCTTTTTTTTCTACTGATTCATCTTTGAATTTACCTGTTCTAGAAGTAGGCAGAACTGAAAACACCATCTTTTCTTCAACTACACTTCCTAGACCTGGGGACCCTGGGGCTCCTCCTTTGCCACCAGAGCTGCAGTTAGAAGAAGAAGGAACTTGTGTAAACTCGAGTGAGATGTTTCTTCCCTTAAGATCACGTGCTCTTTTGCCACAGTGA
- the C2H1orf52 gene encoding UPF0690 protein C1orf52 homolog has translation MAADEKDPLSYFAAYGSSSSGSSDEEDNSEPEEMGRRTSDPVKPTGSSGNKAEKRLPGPDELFRSVTRPAFLYNPLNKQIDWERHVVKAPEEPPKEFKIWKSNYVPPPETYTTEKKPPPPELDMAIKWSNIYEDNGDDAPQNAKKARLLPEGEETVESDDEKDEHTSKKRKVEPGEPAKKKK, from the exons ATGGCAGCTGACGAAAAGGATCCTCTGAGCTATTTCGCAGCTTACGGGAGTAGCAGTTCAGGCTCCTCGGACGAGGAGGACAACAGCGAGCCAGAGGAAATGGGTCGCAGGACCTCGGATCCGGTGAAACCAACGGGCAGCAGTGGAAACAAGGCGGAAAAGCGGCTGCCGGGACCCGACGAGCTGTTCCGGAGCGTGACTCGCCCGGCCTTTCTGTACAATCCCTTGAACAAGCAGATAGACTGGGAGAGGCACGTCGTGAAGGCGCCTGAAGAG CCTCCAAAGGAATTCAAAATATGGAAGTCAAACTATGTACCACCTCCTGAGACCTACACTACTGAGAAGAAACCACCGCCCCCCGAGCTGGATATGGCAATAAAGTGGTCAAACATATATGAGGACAATGGTGATGATGCCCCACAGAATGCTAAGAAAGCTAGGCTTCTACCGGAAGGGGAGGAGACGGTGGAATCAG ATGATGAAAAAGATGAACATACTTCTAAAAAGCGCAAAGTGGAACCAGGAGAAccagcaaagaagaaaaagtaa